From a region of the Prevotella melaninogenica genome:
- a CDS encoding alpha-amylase family glycosyl hydrolase: MKRKLVFLYALVCSLCAMSRGWPAGYGGVMLQGFYWDSFDDSQWTVLEKKANDFSGYFDLVWVPQSGKAAATKSMGYDPLYYFNQNSSFGTEAELRSMITTFKNKQIGTIADVVINHHGTNNGWFGFPAEVYKGVTYQNLSTDVCADDDGGAAATEARRTGTQLSQNNDEGEGWGGMRDLDHKSTNVQKIIKVYENYLLNDLGYTGFRYDMVKGFGASHVGDYNTAANVKYSVGEFWDGNANTVKAWIDATGKRSAAFDFAFRYAVRDAINQNDWRVLSDSRPTGINVDNGAYKQYAVTFVENHDVQDRGTTSGYSPDPIRKDTLAANAYLLAMPGTPCVFYTHYLAYPKEIKAMIDARKLAGVTNTSSYQVYRSSKDYYANVVTGTNGRLLVVVGNNANQLIVPTSRYTKLLSGYHYAYYLATDAETPWVDKASGQYEVENLKVKLTAVSANAGVKLVYTTDGTEPTASSAQVASGREITLPEGETTLKVALLAGGVVGKIITRSYKVTAPVPFTPETIRVYVNTDQVNWNAYVNYHSWGGTHTATAWPGDKVTSKTTLNGKTWFYKDYTLTKADDYVNFVFSIGTASNASANQTMDIERVKKTSYFVISSTKENGKYVVNNVTNEVTGIEGVEVDAKQSKVDKYYYTLSGQRLTGKPSQRGVYIHAGKKIVVK, encoded by the coding sequence ATGAAACGTAAACTCGTGTTTTTATATGCCTTAGTATGCTCCCTTTGTGCCATGTCACGGGGATGGCCTGCTGGTTATGGTGGTGTAATGCTACAAGGTTTTTATTGGGATTCGTTCGACGATTCCCAGTGGACTGTGCTGGAGAAGAAAGCTAATGACTTCTCTGGTTATTTTGATCTTGTATGGGTTCCACAGAGTGGTAAGGCTGCTGCAACGAAGTCGATGGGTTATGATCCACTCTATTACTTCAATCAGAACTCATCGTTCGGTACTGAGGCAGAGTTGAGGAGTATGATTACTACCTTTAAAAATAAGCAGATTGGTACGATTGCCGATGTGGTTATAAACCATCACGGAACGAATAATGGATGGTTTGGTTTCCCTGCAGAAGTATATAAGGGAGTGACTTATCAGAACCTTTCTACGGATGTTTGTGCTGATGATGATGGTGGGGCGGCTGCTACAGAAGCAAGAAGAACAGGCACTCAACTTAGTCAGAACAATGACGAAGGAGAAGGTTGGGGCGGTATGCGCGACCTTGATCATAAGAGTACGAACGTGCAGAAGATTATTAAGGTATACGAAAACTATTTGCTTAATGACCTTGGTTATACTGGCTTCCGATATGATATGGTGAAGGGATTTGGCGCTTCTCATGTTGGTGATTATAATACAGCAGCAAACGTAAAATACTCGGTAGGTGAGTTTTGGGACGGCAATGCGAATACTGTAAAGGCGTGGATTGATGCCACAGGAAAACGTAGTGCTGCCTTCGACTTTGCTTTCCGCTATGCTGTTCGTGATGCTATCAATCAGAATGATTGGCGTGTTCTTAGTGATTCAAGACCTACTGGTATCAATGTAGATAATGGTGCTTATAAGCAATATGCCGTTACCTTTGTTGAGAATCATGATGTTCAAGACAGGGGTACGACAAGCGGTTACAGCCCAGACCCTATTCGTAAGGACACATTGGCTGCCAATGCTTATCTCTTGGCAATGCCTGGAACACCTTGTGTTTTCTATACCCATTACCTTGCTTATCCAAAGGAAATAAAGGCAATGATCGATGCTCGTAAGTTAGCTGGGGTAACGAATACGAGCAGTTATCAAGTCTATCGTTCTTCAAAGGATTATTATGCCAATGTTGTTACAGGTACGAATGGAAGGCTCTTGGTCGTTGTGGGGAACAATGCTAACCAACTAATAGTTCCTACTTCACGTTATACTAAGTTATTGAGTGGCTATCACTATGCTTATTATCTTGCCACTGATGCTGAGACCCCTTGGGTTGATAAGGCGAGTGGTCAGTATGAAGTAGAGAACTTAAAGGTTAAACTAACTGCGGTGTCTGCCAATGCGGGAGTTAAACTTGTTTATACAACGGATGGTACAGAGCCAACGGCAAGCAGTGCGCAGGTGGCTTCTGGAAGGGAGATAACTCTCCCTGAGGGTGAAACAACCTTGAAGGTGGCATTGTTGGCAGGTGGTGTAGTGGGAAAGATTATCACTCGCAGCTATAAGGTTACGGCTCCAGTCCCCTTCACACCAGAGACGATTCGGGTCTATGTGAATACTGATCAGGTGAATTGGAACGCATACGTGAATTATCATTCATGGGGTGGTACGCACACAGCAACGGCATGGCCTGGTGATAAGGTTACTTCAAAGACAACCCTAAATGGTAAGACTTGGTTCTATAAGGACTATACGCTCACAAAAGCTGATGACTATGTAAATTTTGTTTTTAGTATTGGTACCGCATCAAATGCCAGTGCCAATCAGACTATGGACATCGAAAGAGTAAAGAAAACGTCTTACTTTGTTATCTCGTCAACAAAGGAGAATGGTAAGTATGTAGTCAATAACGTGACAAATGAAGTTACTGGTATAGAGGGAGTTGAGGTTGATGCTAAACAGAGTAAGGTCGATAAGTATTATTACACACTTTCTGGTCAGCGACTCACAGGTAAGCCTTCACAGCGTGGCGTTTATATCCATGCTGGCAAGAAGATAGTTGTAAAGTAA
- a CDS encoding desulfoferrodoxin family protein — protein MSKRNELYKCSESGQIVEVLVGGECGVAGMEHVVENTTDAATEKHVPVVEKIEGGYRVTVGEVEHPMTEAHSILWIELVTNNNEVLRKYLEPTDRPVAEFKTDATEVYAREYCNLHGLWRSK, from the coding sequence ATGTCAAAGCGAAACGAATTATATAAGTGTTCAGAGAGTGGTCAGATCGTTGAAGTATTAGTAGGCGGTGAGTGTGGTGTTGCTGGTATGGAGCATGTAGTTGAGAATACTACTGATGCTGCTACAGAGAAGCACGTACCTGTTGTTGAGAAGATTGAAGGTGGTTACCGTGTAACTGTTGGTGAGGTTGAGCACCCAATGACAGAGGCTCACTCTATCCTTTGGATTGAGTTGGTAACTAATAACAACGAGGTTCTCCGTAAGTATCTCGAGCCAACAGACCGTCCAGTAGCTGAGTTCAAGACTGATGCAACTGAGGTTTACGCACGTGAGTACTGCAACCTTCATGGTCTCTGGCGCTCAAAGTAA